One window of Candidatus Hydrothermales bacterium genomic DNA carries:
- a CDS encoding LysM peptidoglycan-binding domain-containing protein yields the protein MKRYIFLLSILLSIFFIFQTPRVHIVKKGDTLWDIASYYYGNPFFWVAIWKVNIDKIEDPHWIYPGQEFFIPEIPPIEGVLYPVYEPKVIERKVPIPFEEVEIKVVAPPVPAVAKDLVLSSGLVVPKNKITFIGIIVGSEEDKEKFFFWDKLYINKGSLDGIKVEDKFVVFKLGKEIRSKRRKISLGNLVVPLGVIKVERLEERSSLALLEKTYDIINSKEKNYFKEIEFPEIPTDVKIVPVKDRKIEAEIVYIKEGSDTEVIPFKIVFIDVGKNDAVKIGDLFEIYREGKVIKDPQTSEKIKLPYIFMGTLQVINISDYASTCYVRSVAKSGIKVGDKVRLVGEVVRK from the coding sequence ATGAAAAGATATATTTTCCTTTTATCTATCCTCTTATCTATTTTTTTCATATTTCAGACACCCAGGGTTCATATTGTAAAAAAGGGAGACACATTGTGGGATATTGCCTCCTATTATTATGGTAACCCATTCTTCTGGGTTGCAATTTGGAAAGTAAACATAGATAAAATAGAAGATCCTCATTGGATATATCCGGGTCAAGAGTTTTTTATTCCTGAAATACCACCTATTGAAGGTGTTCTTTATCCTGTTTACGAGCCTAAAGTAATTGAAAGAAAAGTTCCAATACCTTTTGAAGAAGTTGAAATAAAAGTAGTTGCACCTCCTGTTCCAGCAGTTGCAAAAGATCTTGTTTTATCTTCAGGACTCGTAGTTCCTAAAAATAAAATCACTTTTATCGGTATAATAGTCGGTTCAGAAGAAGATAAAGAGAAATTCTTCTTTTGGGATAAACTCTACATAAATAAAGGGAGTTTAGATGGAATTAAAGTTGAGGATAAGTTTGTTGTATTTAAACTTGGAAAGGAGATTAGGTCAAAAAGAAGAAAAATTTCCCTCGGGAATCTAGTTGTACCCTTAGGTGTTATAAAGGTTGAAAGACTAGAAGAAAGATCCTCTCTTGCTTTGTTGGAGAAAACTTATGATATTATAAACTCCAAGGAAAAGAATTACTTTAAAGAAATAGAGTTTCCTGAAATTCCAACAGACGTTAAGATAGTTCCGGTAAAAGATAGAAAAATTGAAGCAGAAATCGTTTACATAAAGGAAGGCTCAGATACAGAAGTTATTCCGTTTAAAATAGTTTTTATTGATGTGGGAAAAAATGATGCAGTAAAGATTGGTGATCTCTTTGAAATTTATAGGGAAGGTAAAGTAATAAAAGATCCTCAAACGTCAGAGAAGATAAAGTTACCTTATATATTTATGGGAACTCTTCAAGTTATAAATATCTCAGACTATGCATCCACTTGTTATGTAAGATCAGTTGCGAAATCGGGAATTAAGGTCGGTGATAAAGTTAGGCTTGTGGGTGAGGTAGTAAGGAAATAA
- the alr gene encoding alanine racemase, giving the protein MKNSRTPCCEVNLKNLKYNYRQIVRNSNLTFFPVIKTDAYGVGLVEISKALFEEGVKNFCVGDLDEAFRLSDAGIEGNIVILNPVFTNEISECIKKEFVFPIWDRAQIKDLKRFTNKFQKKARIQVEIDTGLGRNGVPLEKASKLVEELLSSEFIERFGIFTHFSKAESDRNFTVDQIAKFLNFISTNFYDTEKFFKFIHASNSASFLTLKSKVLSPPFNSFRLGLLLYGILPNSTFKDFKNFKPVLKVTSKILKIETLSKGSYIGYGGHVRLKRNTRIGVVNFGYSKGLSRSIWEKGYFIVNKKRAKILGTLSMDLSVIDLSFIPEAEVGDEVIIVGSVGKDEVTFNDIAEWSSTIPHEVFVKITSSLPKVYKF; this is encoded by the coding sequence ATGAAAAATAGTAGAACTCCCTGTTGTGAGGTAAATTTGAAGAATCTTAAGTATAACTATAGGCAGATAGTAAGAAATAGTAACTTAACTTTTTTTCCTGTTATAAAAACTGATGCTTATGGGGTTGGGTTAGTTGAGATTTCAAAAGCTCTTTTTGAAGAGGGAGTCAAAAATTTTTGTGTTGGTGACTTAGATGAGGCCTTTAGATTAAGTGACGCTGGGATTGAGGGAAACATAGTTATTCTTAATCCCGTTTTTACAAATGAAATTTCTGAGTGTATAAAAAAAGAATTTGTTTTCCCTATTTGGGATAGGGCTCAAATTAAAGATTTAAAAAGATTTACAAATAAATTTCAGAAAAAAGCAAGAATTCAGGTAGAAATCGATACTGGTCTTGGTAGAAATGGGGTTCCACTTGAAAAAGCATCTAAACTAGTTGAAGAGCTTTTAAGCAGTGAATTTATTGAGAGATTTGGTATTTTTACACATTTTTCAAAAGCAGAAAGTGATAGAAATTTTACGGTAGATCAAATAGCTAAATTCTTAAATTTTATTAGCACGAATTTTTATGATACAGAAAAATTTTTTAAGTTTATTCATGCCTCTAACAGTGCCTCCTTCCTTACATTAAAAAGTAAAGTACTTTCTCCTCCTTTTAATTCTTTCAGATTAGGTCTTTTACTTTATGGTATCTTGCCAAACTCAACATTTAAAGATTTCAAAAATTTTAAACCTGTTTTAAAAGTTACCTCTAAAATTTTAAAGATTGAAACACTTAGTAAGGGTTCTTATATAGGTTATGGAGGACATGTAAGACTCAAGAGAAACACGAGAATTGGTGTAGTAAATTTTGGGTACTCTAAGGGTCTCAGCAGGAGCATATGGGAAAAAGGTTATTTTATTGTAAACAAAAAGAGAGCAAAAATACTTGGAACACTCAGTATGGATCTAAGTGTAATTGATTTAAGTTTTATACCCGAGGCGGAAGTTGGTGATGAGGTAATTATTGTAGGGAGTGTAGGAAAAGACGAGGTAACTTTTAATGATATTGCTGAATGGTCATCAACGATACCTCACGAAGTTTTTGTAAAAATAACATCTTCTTTACCTAAGGTATATAAGTTTTAA
- a CDS encoding M23 family metallopeptidase — MRFFKIFFILLILLSCRKKQIIENKKDVVNYDILVSYRLSKGEKLESVLLWKIPFMSVSEVYYFIKFFEKRVNVRSLREGDKFIFLFDKDKRLKEVTLIKVDTPYVINKFLKNSESPGYEYKRIVKKVKIDTAYICVKVKESLYDALSPYEGGEYLADFIADCFSWVIDFNTEVRENDEVAVLFERKIVEGEFVSFGNVLYILYRGKYVGKKEAIYFNGSYYDSLGYSLERYFLRSPLPYGRISSKFKLKRFHPILRIIRPHYGIDYVAPAGTPVFAVADGEVVYAGWKGGYGIYVEIKHKNSYRTGYGHLKRLAPFIRKGKRVKQREIIGYVGSTGLSTGPHLHFEVKKDGKFVNFLNLKPLPKAILNAKDKKKLFNLLLKIKKKIYEKKYMYPS, encoded by the coding sequence ATGAGATTCTTTAAAATTTTTTTTATTCTTCTAATTTTATTGTCCTGTAGAAAAAAACAAATTATAGAAAATAAAAAAGATGTAGTAAATTACGATATTTTGGTAAGTTACAGGTTATCAAAAGGCGAAAAGCTTGAAAGTGTCTTGTTATGGAAGATTCCCTTTATGAGCGTTTCAGAAGTATATTATTTTATTAAATTTTTTGAAAAGAGGGTGAATGTAAGAAGCTTAAGAGAAGGGGATAAGTTTATTTTTCTTTTCGATAAGGATAAAAGACTTAAAGAGGTAACACTCATCAAGGTGGACACACCATATGTTATAAATAAATTTTTAAAAAATAGCGAATCTCCTGGGTATGAATATAAAAGGATTGTAAAGAAAGTTAAGATAGACACAGCTTATATATGCGTGAAGGTAAAAGAAAGTCTGTATGATGCACTTAGTCCATATGAAGGTGGTGAATATCTTGCTGATTTTATAGCTGATTGTTTTTCTTGGGTAATAGATTTCAATACCGAAGTAAGAGAAAACGATGAAGTGGCTGTTCTCTTTGAAAGAAAAATTGTTGAGGGTGAATTTGTAAGTTTTGGAAATGTTTTATATATTTTATATCGGGGTAAATATGTAGGAAAAAAGGAGGCCATATACTTTAATGGTAGTTATTATGATTCACTAGGATATTCTCTTGAGAGGTACTTTTTAAGGTCGCCTCTTCCCTATGGTAGAATTTCTTCAAAATTTAAACTGAAAAGGTTTCATCCAATTTTAAGAATTATAAGACCTCATTATGGGATTGACTATGTAGCTCCAGCTGGAACACCTGTTTTTGCAGTTGCTGATGGTGAGGTGGTTTATGCTGGTTGGAAAGGAGGCTACGGCATTTATGTAGAAATAAAACACAAAAATAGTTACAGAACAGGTTACGGACATCTAAAAAGGTTAGCACCTTTTATAAGAAAGGGCAAAAGGGTTAAACAGCGCGAAATTATTGGCTATGTTGGTTCAACAGGACTTTCCACAGGCCCGCATCTACATTTTGAAGTTAAAAAAGATGGTAAATTCGTAAATTTTCTTAATTTAAAACCCTTACCTAAAGCTATTTTAAACGCAAAAGATAAGAAAAAATTATTTAATTTACTCCTTAAAATAAAGAAAAAGATATATGAAAAAAAATATATGTATCCCTCATAA
- a CDS encoding glycosyltransferase, translated as MRNLKVALIHDYLNQWGGAENVLKELSEIFPDAPIYTLIVDYKIIKDELKNKKIITSFIQKLPYSVKFYKEFSIFYPLAVELFDLRGFDVIISSSSGFAHGIIPPPYSTHISYFHTPLRYAFHFYHEYRKTQKFFPRLIKDIVLHYYRIWNFSAVNRVDYFIANSLETKRRIELYFNKKARVIYPPIDTEFFKPSNEEKEDFFIFVGRVRDYKRLDLAISATRELGYRLFVVGDYKGKKFKFFEGVNFLGYVSREKLRELYQKARALIMPGLEDFGMVPLEANACGTPVIAFKGGGALDTVIDGETGVFFERQDKESLIEAILKFEKMRFDKDILVKNAKRFSKERFRDEIISFINEIL; from the coding sequence TTGAGAAATTTAAAGGTTGCACTTATTCATGATTATTTAAATCAATGGGGCGGAGCAGAAAACGTTTTAAAGGAATTATCAGAGATTTTTCCAGATGCCCCAATATACACTTTGATCGTAGATTATAAGATAATAAAAGACGAGTTAAAAAATAAAAAGATAATTACTTCTTTTATTCAAAAATTACCTTACAGCGTAAAGTTTTATAAAGAGTTTTCAATTTTCTATCCCCTTGCAGTTGAACTATTTGACTTAAGAGGTTTTGATGTTATTATAAGCTCTTCAAGTGGTTTTGCCCACGGTATAATTCCTCCTCCCTATTCAACACATATAAGCTACTTCCACACTCCACTGAGATATGCCTTTCATTTTTATCACGAGTATAGAAAAACTCAAAAATTTTTTCCTCGTTTAATAAAAGATATTGTCCTTCATTACTATAGGATCTGGAATTTTTCAGCAGTGAATAGGGTCGATTATTTTATTGCCAATTCTTTAGAAACTAAAAGAAGAATAGAACTTTATTTTAATAAAAAGGCTAGAGTTATATATCCACCAATTGATACTGAATTTTTTAAGCCATCAAATGAAGAAAAGGAGGACTTTTTTATTTTTGTAGGAAGAGTTAGAGATTATAAAAGATTAGATTTAGCTATTTCAGCTACAAGAGAACTTGGATATAGACTCTTTGTTGTTGGTGATTATAAGGGTAAAAAATTTAAGTTCTTTGAGGGAGTAAATTTTCTGGGATATGTGTCTAGAGAAAAATTGAGAGAACTTTACCAAAAGGCAAGAGCTCTTATTATGCCTGGTCTTGAAGATTTTGGTATGGTTCCACTTGAAGCCAATGCCTGTGGGACACCGGTAATTGCCTTTAAAGGGGGAGGAGCCCTTGATACCGTGATCGATGGTGAAACAGGAGTATTCTTTGAAAGACAGGATAAAGAGTCTCTTATTGAGGCAATTTTGAAATTTGAAAAAATGAGATTTGACAAAGACATTCTCGTTAAGAATGCAAAAAGATTTTCTAAAGAGAGATTTAGGGATGAAATAATTAGTTTTATTAATGAGATTCTTTAA
- a CDS encoding DUF4416 family protein → MIKLKKPPKVKFFVGMISKDEDIMKEALSILKEKAGDVEFESPLFPFEHTDYYEKEMGKNLKRKFYSFKPLREPDEIVDFKIFAIEVEKKFLDNEKRKVNIDPGYVELSKVVLSSTKNYSHRIYLGKGIYAEVTLFFAKGEFMDFPYTYPDYRTKEYKEFFKIVREALKRGL, encoded by the coding sequence ATGATAAAATTAAAAAAGCCGCCGAAAGTAAAATTCTTTGTTGGAATGATAAGTAAAGATGAGGATATTATGAAAGAGGCTCTTTCTATTTTAAAAGAGAAAGCTGGTGATGTAGAGTTTGAAAGTCCACTTTTTCCGTTTGAACATACAGATTACTATGAAAAAGAGATGGGTAAAAACTTAAAAAGAAAATTTTATTCTTTTAAGCCCCTGAGAGAACCAGATGAAATAGTAGATTTTAAAATTTTTGCAATAGAGGTGGAAAAAAAATTCCTGGATAACGAGAAAAGAAAGGTTAATATTGATCCAGGGTACGTGGAGCTTTCTAAGGTTGTTCTGTCGAGTACTAAAAATTACTCCCATAGGATTTACCTTGGAAAAGGAATTTATGCAGAAGTTACACTTTTTTTCGCTAAGGGAGAATTTATGGATTTTCCCTATACGTATCCTGATTATAGAACTAAGGAATATAAGGAATTTTTTAAAATAGTTAGAGAGGCTTTAAAAAGAGGGCTTTGA
- a CDS encoding ATP-binding protein produces the protein MDKRLLIIINLFAITFLLFLILIGQKFLSIIVALSTLVFNIFFFHNNFLKYSLDLRNSIIPAVILDKNGIVRYQNKAHRSLFEYKDESIIGKKDPTISEDIINSIITREKDGIDLWVKTKNKKGENLDVVLFHFNIDERYIVLKIPIGKNSPIISKLIETEKLASLGSIATGLAHQLNTPLGTILLTAQMTKEEKNLKEIRENIEIIESQVKLCQEIVRKILLLSKPSEEEETEFNLIDVINEAAKIFEKVFQKKNIKFKILKENKKDIIIYGKRSEIEQVFINLFSNSVDAIDGEGEIKVHTFLTPFERVIIKVQDTGKGISPENADKIFEPFFTTKPAFKGTGLGLSIVKRIVESHGGVIKLINEGKGATFAIILPLRKNG, from the coding sequence ATGGATAAAAGACTACTAATAATTATAAACCTCTTCGCTATAACTTTTCTTTTATTTCTAATTTTAATAGGCCAAAAGTTTCTCTCAATTATAGTCGCTTTATCAACTCTTGTCTTTAATATATTCTTTTTTCACAACAATTTTTTAAAATATTCCTTAGATTTAAGGAATTCGATAATTCCTGCAGTTATTTTGGACAAAAACGGAATTGTAAGGTATCAAAATAAAGCTCATAGGAGTTTATTTGAATATAAGGACGAATCAATTATCGGAAAAAAGGACCCTACAATTTCTGAAGATATAATAAACTCTATAATTACAAGAGAGAAAGATGGAATAGATCTATGGGTCAAAACAAAAAATAAAAAGGGAGAAAACTTAGACGTCGTTCTTTTTCACTTTAATATAGATGAGAGATACATAGTTTTAAAAATTCCGATAGGTAAAAATAGTCCAATAATTTCAAAACTTATAGAAACTGAAAAACTGGCAAGTCTTGGAAGTATAGCTACAGGACTTGCTCATCAACTTAATACACCCCTAGGAACAATACTTTTAACCGCTCAGATGACTAAGGAAGAAAAGAATCTAAAAGAAATAAGAGAGAACATAGAAATAATTGAATCACAGGTAAAATTATGTCAAGAAATTGTAAGAAAAATTCTACTTTTATCTAAACCCTCAGAAGAAGAAGAAACAGAATTTAACTTAATCGATGTTATTAATGAAGCGGCAAAGATATTCGAAAAGGTCTTTCAGAAAAAAAATATAAAATTTAAAATTTTGAAGGAAAATAAAAAAGACATAATAATTTATGGAAAAAGAAGTGAAATAGAACAGGTTTTTATAAACCTCTTTTCAAATTCAGTAGACGCAATAGATGGAGAGGGAGAAATAAAAGTTCATACTTTTTTAACACCTTTTGAGAGAGTCATTATAAAAGTACAAGATACCGGAAAGGGGATTTCACCTGAAAATGCAGATAAAATTTTTGAACCTTTCTTTACTACTAAACCAGCCTTTAAAGGTACAGGTCTTGGTCTATCAATTGTTAAAAGAATAGTAGAATCTCACGGCGGAGTAATAAAACTTATAAATGAAGGAAAAGGAGCTACTTTTGCTATAATATTACCTTTGAGAAAAAATGGATAA
- a CDS encoding sigma-54 dependent transcriptional regulator: protein MDKILIVDDDIVFAETLKKLFLRKNISAEIATNGKEALKKIKENPEYSIILTDLVMPEMGGMSLIDEIKKIFPEKEIVVMTGYGDIKTAVEAMKKGASDFITKPIDKEELFNIIFRILKKEKIEKEIKKEGGKEKVEIIGHNIKFKRLLEKAKIAAKTDFPILILGESGTGKELLARYIHENSNRREKIFLPINCSAIPSELIESELFGYKKGAFTGAIKDYEGIFKAAEGGTLLLDEISEMPLNSQAKLLRAIETKKIKPLGYTNEIDVDVRIIATSNLSLRELLAGKLRQDLYYRFVIIIEIPPLRERKDDIKILFDYFLEKYSKNMGINKPSYDNKVIEILESYSFPGNVRELENISQRVVTFFKEKIGEDEILSLLREIEEARELEKEKIIKTINECEGNKKRAAEILGISRATLYRKLKEFNIEM, encoded by the coding sequence ATGGATAAGATTTTAATTGTGGACGACGACATAGTTTTTGCAGAAACTTTAAAAAAGCTTTTTTTAAGGAAAAATATTAGTGCTGAAATAGCTACAAACGGTAAAGAAGCTCTAAAAAAAATAAAAGAAAACCCAGAGTATTCAATAATTCTTACTGATCTTGTAATGCCAGAAATGGGAGGAATGAGCCTAATTGACGAGATTAAAAAAATTTTCCCTGAAAAAGAAATCGTAGTCATGACAGGTTATGGCGATATTAAAACAGCTGTTGAAGCTATGAAAAAGGGAGCAAGTGACTTCATAACAAAACCTATCGATAAAGAAGAACTTTTCAATATAATTTTTCGAATTTTAAAGAAGGAAAAAATTGAAAAAGAAATAAAGAAAGAAGGGGGTAAAGAAAAAGTTGAAATTATCGGTCACAACATCAAATTCAAAAGATTACTTGAAAAAGCAAAAATTGCGGCAAAGACAGATTTTCCAATTTTAATTTTAGGAGAAAGTGGCACCGGAAAAGAACTTTTGGCAAGATACATTCATGAAAACTCAAATAGAAGAGAGAAAATTTTTCTTCCAATTAACTGCTCAGCAATACCATCTGAACTTATTGAATCAGAACTCTTTGGCTATAAAAAAGGTGCCTTTACCGGAGCAATAAAAGATTACGAGGGCATTTTTAAAGCTGCTGAGGGAGGAACATTGCTACTTGATGAAATCTCGGAAATGCCACTAAATTCACAGGCAAAACTACTTAGAGCAATTGAAACAAAAAAGATAAAACCCCTCGGCTATACAAACGAAATAGATGTTGACGTAAGAATAATTGCAACTAGTAACTTAAGCCTAAGAGAACTTTTAGCCGGCAAACTAAGACAAGACCTTTACTATAGATTTGTCATTATTATCGAAATTCCTCCATTAAGAGAAAGAAAAGACGATATAAAAATTCTATTCGATTATTTTCTCGAAAAATATTCAAAAAACATGGGAATAAATAAGCCATCCTATGATAATAAAGTAATCGAAATTCTTGAAAGTTACAGTTTTCCAGGAAACGTAAGAGAATTGGAAAACATAAGCCAAAGAGTTGTCACATTTTTTAAAGAAAAAATAGGAGAAGATGAAATTTTGAGCCTTCTGAGAGAAATAGAAGAAGCAAGAGAGTTGGAAAAGGAAAAAATTATAAAAACAATTAATGAATGTGAGGGAAATAAAAAGAGAGCTGCTGAAATTTTGGGTATATCAAGAGCTACCCTCTATAGAAAACTTAAAGAATTTAACATTGAAATGTAA
- the serS gene encoding serine--tRNA ligase, which translates to MIDRKTLRENPEKIKEALLKRNYKFDLDSLLEKEKEYRKILTEVNKLKEERNRITDEIKKLKLENKSTEELIEKSREIGFNIENLEKRLREIESEIERKLLEIPNIPHESVPIGESSEKNVTVRKGGEIREFDFEPKSHFEIGERLGILDFKKAGTISGSRFVIYKGYGALLERALIQFFLDVATKENEYIEILPPVLVKEESAYGSAHLPKFDEEMYKTLDEKLYLLPTAETFLANLHRNEILKEEDLPIYYVAYTPCFRREAGSYGKDVRGIIRQHQFNKVELFKFTKPEESYEELEKMVNDAEKILQKLNLPYRVVLLCTGDMGFAASKTYDIEVYAPGLNRWLEVSSISNCEDFQAKRTNTRFRRKNGKLEYVHTLNGSGLATPRTFIAILENYQQKDGSVVIPDVLRPYMGGIEKIPPK; encoded by the coding sequence ATGATTGATAGGAAAACCTTAAGAGAAAATCCAGAAAAAATAAAAGAAGCACTCTTAAAAAGAAACTATAAGTTCGATTTAGATAGCTTGCTGGAAAAAGAAAAGGAGTACAGAAAAATTCTTACAGAGGTTAATAAACTCAAGGAAGAAAGAAACAGAATAACTGATGAAATAAAAAAACTTAAATTAGAAAATAAAAGTACTGAAGAACTTATAGAAAAATCGAGGGAAATTGGCTTTAATATTGAAAATTTAGAAAAAAGATTGAGAGAAATAGAATCTGAAATAGAAAGAAAACTGTTAGAAATCCCTAATATTCCCCATGAGAGTGTTCCTATAGGTGAATCATCCGAAAAAAACGTAACAGTAAGAAAAGGTGGGGAAATCAGAGAATTTGATTTTGAACCAAAAAGCCATTTTGAGATTGGTGAAAGACTGGGAATATTAGATTTTAAAAAAGCTGGTACAATTTCTGGTTCAAGGTTTGTAATATATAAAGGCTATGGAGCTCTCCTTGAGAGGGCTCTAATCCAGTTTTTTCTTGATGTAGCAACAAAGGAAAATGAATATATAGAGATTCTTCCACCAGTTCTTGTAAAAGAAGAAAGTGCTTACGGCAGTGCCCATCTGCCCAAATTTGATGAAGAAATGTACAAAACTTTAGATGAAAAATTATACCTTTTACCAACTGCAGAAACTTTTCTTGCAAATCTCCATAGAAATGAAATTTTAAAAGAAGAGGACTTACCGATATATTATGTAGCATACACACCTTGCTTTAGAAGAGAAGCCGGTAGCTACGGTAAAGATGTAAGGGGTATAATAAGACAGCATCAATTTAACAAAGTTGAACTTTTTAAGTTTACAAAACCTGAAGAATCCTACGAAGAGCTTGAAAAAATGGTAAATGACGCAGAAAAGATACTTCAAAAACTTAATCTTCCTTATAGAGTTGTCTTGCTTTGCACTGGTGATATGGGTTTTGCCGCTTCAAAAACATATGATATAGAGGTTTATGCCCCTGGCTTAAACAGGTGGCTCGAAGTCTCATCAATTTCAAACTGTGAGGATTTTCAAGCAAAAAGAACAAATACAAGATTTAGAAGAAAAAATGGAAAATTAGAATATGTTCATACATTGAATGGATCGGGACTTGCAACTCCAAGAACTTTTATAGCTATACTTGAAAACTATCAACAAAAGGATGGCTCAGTTGTAATTCCAGATGTTTTAAGACCGTATATGGGTGGAATTGAGAAAATCCCTCCTAAGTAA
- a CDS encoding class II aldolase/adducin family protein, which translates to MRKSLLSKFISYFNLLYQKGLSYGLAGNASVFENNVIYITPSGFPKEGITLKDLVKVKLNGKAELVERASRELDFHLWIYKNFKDIKTIFHAHTFYANIYFLKRRKIPEDEAIKKENVVVISRKNWKEKVKDKVSDKTKIVHVKNHGSFSFGKSPDEAFSVLDHFENLCKIELLKGKGLKVRQAQSLIKEIYFNRDTKREFSKNLLWFIEEVGEWLQAIRKGSKEEVKNETADVFAWFLTICNLIDIDLEDVFKEKYFPFCPKCKKSPCQCQNI; encoded by the coding sequence TTGAGAAAATCCCTCCTAAGTAAATTTATAAGTTATTTTAATCTCTTATACCAGAAGGGGCTCTCCTATGGGCTTGCGGGAAATGCTTCAGTTTTTGAAAATAATGTAATCTACATAACTCCCTCAGGTTTTCCAAAAGAGGGAATAACTTTAAAAGACCTCGTTAAGGTTAAATTAAACGGAAAAGCAGAACTCGTTGAAAGAGCATCAAGGGAGTTAGATTTTCATTTATGGATTTATAAAAATTTTAAAGATATAAAAACGATTTTTCATGCCCATACCTTCTATGCAAACATTTACTTCTTAAAAAGAAGAAAAATTCCAGAAGATGAGGCCATAAAAAAAGAAAACGTTGTAGTGATTTCAAGGAAAAACTGGAAAGAAAAAGTTAAAGATAAAGTTAGTGATAAAACTAAAATAGTTCATGTTAAAAACCATGGTAGTTTCTCTTTTGGAAAATCACCGGATGAGGCTTTCTCAGTTCTAGATCACTTTGAAAATTTATGTAAAATTGAACTTTTAAAAGGTAAGGGACTAAAAGTTAGACAAGCACAGAGTTTAATAAAAGAAATATACTTCAACAGGGATACAAAGAGGGAATTTTCAAAAAATCTTCTATGGTTTATAGAGGAAGTGGGAGAGTGGCTCCAAGCAATTAGGAAAGGTTCAAAAGAAGAGGTAAAAAATGAGACAGCCGATGTTTTTGCCTGGTTTCTAACAATATGTAACCTAATAGATATTGATCTTGAAGACGTTTTTAAAGAAAAATATTTTCCCTTTTGTCCAAAATGCAAAAAATCACCCTGTCAATGTCAAAATATTTGA
- the trpS gene encoding tryptophan--tRNA ligase: MKRILSGLRPTGKVHIGNYFGALKNWVKFQEEYKCFFEIADWHVLTTDINQIQDLRKNITETAKDWLSIGIDPQKSTIFVQSGVKEHAEFHLLLSMIVTVSRLERNPTLKEQIRDIGRSEELISYGHLGYPVLQTADILLYKPEKVPVGEDQLPHLELARELARRFNSLFGETFPIPEPILSESPRVPGIDKRKMSKSLDNAIFLSDSSEEIESKIKRAFTDPKKIKLGDKGHPEGCVVFAYHNLVNVEEVPEIKEGCESGKLGCVDCKKRCSIKMNLFLEPIRERRAQISENEVIEILLEGIKKAKEIAEKTMEEVREKMMLWK, from the coding sequence TTGAAAAGAATACTCTCTGGATTAAGACCAACGGGGAAAGTTCATATAGGAAATTACTTTGGTGCTCTTAAAAACTGGGTAAAGTTTCAAGAAGAGTATAAATGCTTTTTTGAAATTGCTGATTGGCATGTCTTAACCACTGATATAAATCAAATTCAGGATCTCAGAAAAAATATAACAGAAACAGCTAAAGACTGGTTATCTATCGGAATTGATCCTCAAAAGTCTACTATATTTGTCCAATCAGGTGTTAAAGAACACGCAGAGTTTCATCTACTTCTTTCAATGATAGTTACTGTCTCAAGACTTGAAAGGAACCCAACACTAAAAGAACAAATAAGAGACATCGGTAGATCTGAAGAACTTATCTCTTATGGACACTTAGGATACCCTGTTCTTCAAACTGCAGACATTCTTCTTTATAAACCTGAAAAAGTTCCAGTCGGTGAAGATCAGCTACCTCATCTTGAACTTGCAAGAGAACTTGCAAGAAGATTTAACTCTCTCTTTGGTGAAACATTTCCCATTCCAGAACCTATACTCTCTGAATCACCAAGAGTACCTGGAATCGATAAAAGAAAAATGTCAAAGTCCTTAGATAATGCAATTTTTCTATCTGATAGTAGTGAAGAAATAGAAAGTAAGATAAAAAGGGCATTTACAGACCCAAAGAAGATAAAGCTGGGAGATAAGGGCCACCCTGAGGGATGTGTTGTCTTTGCCTACCATAACCTTGTAAATGTTGAAGAAGTCCCTGAAATAAAAGAGGGTTGTGAGTCTGGTAAGTTAGGCTGCGTTGATTGTAAAAAGAGATGCTCAATAAAAATGAATCTCTTCCTTGAACCTATTAGAGAAAGGAGAGCTCAAATAAGTGAAAATGAGGTTATAGAAATTTTGTTAGAGGGAATAAAAAAAGCTAAAGAGATAGCAGAAAAGACTATGGAAGAAGTAAGAGAAAAAATGATGCTCTGGAAGTAG